A genome region from Streptomyces sp. NBC_01296 includes the following:
- a CDS encoding TetR/AcrR family transcriptional regulator produces the protein MTKAERAMETRERILKAACEVIADIGFENVSMRKVAEHAGVSKALLHYHFDTREKLFAEAMTHSFAQTGTDTEDGGDTVPATVVLARILRSMLPSDADLRQDWKLWQELWVRAQRDQTARHLAVDLYDQLHAWVGGAVERGIDSGEFTECDVAAVSTLVLALCDGLGIRLMLDDPRVDLATARSTIWRAIAPVLGIDPVFPEV, from the coding sequence GTGACCAAGGCCGAGCGTGCAATGGAGACGCGCGAGCGCATCCTCAAGGCCGCGTGCGAAGTCATCGCCGACATCGGCTTCGAGAACGTCAGCATGCGCAAGGTCGCCGAACACGCCGGGGTGTCGAAGGCGCTGCTGCACTACCACTTCGACACCCGCGAGAAGCTCTTCGCCGAGGCCATGACGCATTCCTTCGCCCAGACCGGCACGGACACCGAGGACGGAGGCGACACGGTCCCGGCCACGGTCGTCCTGGCCCGCATCCTGCGCAGCATGCTGCCGAGCGACGCGGATCTACGCCAGGACTGGAAGCTCTGGCAGGAGCTGTGGGTGCGCGCACAGCGTGACCAGACGGCCCGTCACCTCGCCGTGGACCTGTACGACCAGCTCCACGCCTGGGTCGGCGGAGCCGTGGAACGGGGCATCGACTCGGGCGAGTTCACCGAGTGCGACGTCGCCGCGGTCAGCACGCTGGTCCTGGCCCTCTGCGACGGCCTCGGCATCCGCCTGATGCTGGACGACCCCCGGGTCGACCTCGCCACGGCACGGTCGACGATCTGGCGGGCCATCGCCCCCGTACTCGGGATCGACCCGGTCTTTCCGGAGGTGTGA
- a CDS encoding glycoside hydrolase family 16 protein — MSQPRRTSRRRAWTVLTLPALLCVLAACSGGPASGRGDDGAAPSASPTPSGPPGTLFDDFHYSGPDDPSFTAHGWQVRTDGGGPGIKDTWATAGAGFPSDTTAQGGRVLQLRSSTDGTKQGTKQVEVQSTGTGLFTGTFAARVHLSDKPTSGRNGDHVVETFFPISPSDASANYSELDYEYLPNGGWGSVGPQLDTVSWYKADPPDRVSHTLKQRLEGWHIMMITAVNGKVTYSLDGKDLFTSSGKYVPREKTDVHFSNWFVDLPFSGGQRTWDMKVNWFYYKAGEAVSQADVQKRVDGFYSVGTNYVNTVPN, encoded by the coding sequence GTGAGCCAGCCCCGCCGCACCTCTCGACGCCGCGCGTGGACCGTGCTCACGCTGCCTGCCCTCCTGTGCGTACTCGCCGCGTGTTCCGGCGGCCCCGCATCCGGCAGGGGTGACGACGGCGCCGCCCCCAGCGCCTCGCCGACCCCGTCCGGACCGCCCGGAACCCTGTTCGACGACTTCCACTACAGCGGCCCCGACGACCCCTCGTTCACCGCCCACGGCTGGCAGGTCCGTACCGACGGGGGCGGCCCGGGGATCAAGGACACCTGGGCCACCGCCGGTGCCGGCTTCCCCTCCGACACGACCGCCCAGGGGGGCAGGGTCCTGCAGCTGCGGTCCTCCACCGACGGCACCAAGCAGGGCACCAAGCAGGTCGAGGTGCAGAGCACCGGCACCGGTCTCTTCACGGGGACCTTCGCCGCTCGGGTCCACCTCAGCGACAAGCCCACGAGCGGTCGCAACGGCGACCACGTCGTCGAGACCTTCTTTCCGATCTCCCCCTCGGACGCCTCGGCGAACTACAGCGAACTCGACTACGAGTACCTGCCGAACGGCGGCTGGGGTTCGGTGGGTCCGCAACTCGACACCGTCAGCTGGTACAAGGCCGATCCCCCGGACCGGGTCAGCCACACCCTCAAGCAGCGCCTCGAGGGCTGGCACATCATGATGATCACCGCCGTGAACGGAAAGGTCACCTACTCCCTGGACGGCAAGGATCTGTTCACCAGCTCCGGAAAGTACGTCCCGCGCGAGAAGACGGACGTCCATTTCAGCAACTGGTTCGTCGACCTTCCCTTCTCCGGCGGTCAGCGCACATGGGACATGAAAGTCAACTGGTTCTACTACAAGGCCGGTGAGGCCGTTTCCCAGGCGGATGTCCAGAAAAGGGTGGACGGCTTTTACAGCGTCGGCACCAACTACGTGAACACCGTGCCGAATTGA
- a CDS encoding bifunctional polysaccharide deacetylase/glycosyltransferase family 2 protein — translation MRFFMPLSLLACLLALLVLRGLATNEAFHDSRIAISVDKTTVPDNLLKGGPVIDARGTKNAHPVSYHIPDRTVVLSFDDGPSPEWTPKVLDVLAARNIRADFFVTGAMTTRNPELIRQIVAGGHELGVHTFTHPDLVYQSHARISWEMAQTQLALAGVAGVHSALFRPPYSSDASALDDWNYPVIKYVGARGYLTAFIDRDTDDWKRPGVEAIVKAAMPSKPGAGELILLHDAGGDRTQSITALGQIIDRLQAQGYRFTTISEALGASSATVPVHGFQLWAGKGFIWATRVAVLTLPVLVWLLALVGFLNFGRFALMLVLAPIHARRSKRLDAWGPPVTEPVTVLVPAYNERECIANTLNSLAASDYPIEVIVIDDGSTDGTADIVEEMDLPFVRLIRKVNGGKSSALNSGIAAASHDIIVMMDGDTVFESSTVRELVQPFGDPAIGAVAGNAKVGNRDSLIGAWQHIEYVLGHNLDRRMYDMLGVIPTIPGAVGAFRKEALLRVGGMSDDTLAEDTDITIAMLCEGWRIVYAERARAWTEAPASLQQLWSQRYRWSYGSMQAMWKHRGAVTSRGPAGRFGRLGLPLVVLFGVVAPLLAPLVDMFLLYGVLFGDAPITLTSWGGFILLQAALSWYAFRLDSEKPWHLISLPIQQLVYRQLMYIVLLQSAITAMTGGRLRWQKLRRTGEVAVPVEA, via the coding sequence CTGCGCTTCTTCATGCCGCTGTCCCTGCTGGCCTGCCTGCTTGCGCTCCTCGTCCTGCGCGGCCTCGCCACCAACGAGGCGTTCCACGACTCCCGGATCGCGATCTCGGTCGACAAGACGACCGTGCCGGACAACCTGCTCAAGGGCGGTCCGGTCATCGACGCGCGGGGAACCAAGAACGCGCACCCCGTGAGCTATCACATCCCCGACCGCACCGTGGTCCTGAGCTTCGACGACGGTCCCTCTCCGGAGTGGACCCCGAAGGTTCTGGACGTGCTCGCGGCCCGCAACATCCGCGCCGACTTCTTCGTGACCGGCGCGATGACCACGCGCAACCCGGAGCTGATCCGGCAGATCGTCGCGGGCGGCCATGAACTCGGCGTGCACACCTTCACCCACCCCGATCTGGTGTACCAGTCCCACGCCCGGATCAGCTGGGAGATGGCGCAGACGCAGCTGGCGCTGGCCGGCGTCGCGGGCGTCCACAGCGCGTTGTTCCGCCCGCCGTACTCCTCCGACGCCTCGGCGCTGGACGACTGGAACTACCCGGTGATCAAGTACGTGGGCGCGCGCGGCTACCTCACCGCGTTCATCGACCGCGACACCGACGACTGGAAGCGTCCCGGCGTCGAGGCGATCGTCAAGGCGGCGATGCCGTCCAAGCCGGGTGCGGGCGAGCTGATCCTGCTGCACGACGCGGGTGGCGACCGCACCCAGAGCATCACCGCGCTCGGGCAGATCATCGACAGGCTGCAGGCCCAGGGCTACCGCTTCACCACCATCTCCGAGGCACTCGGCGCCTCCAGCGCCACCGTGCCGGTGCACGGTTTCCAGCTGTGGGCGGGCAAGGGATTCATCTGGGCCACCCGCGTCGCCGTGCTCACCCTGCCGGTGCTGGTCTGGCTGCTGGCCCTCGTCGGCTTCCTCAACTTCGGCCGGTTCGCGCTGATGCTCGTTCTCGCGCCGATCCACGCCCGCCGCTCCAAGCGGCTGGATGCCTGGGGGCCGCCCGTCACCGAGCCGGTCACCGTACTGGTCCCGGCCTACAACGAGCGCGAGTGCATCGCCAACACCCTCAACTCCCTGGCCGCCAGCGACTATCCGATCGAGGTGATCGTCATCGACGACGGCTCCACGGACGGCACCGCGGACATCGTCGAGGAGATGGACCTGCCGTTCGTCCGGCTGATTCGCAAGGTCAACGGCGGCAAGTCCAGCGCCCTCAACAGCGGCATCGCGGCAGCCTCGCACGACATCATCGTGATGATGGACGGAGACACCGTCTTCGAGTCGTCCACGGTGCGCGAGCTGGTCCAGCCCTTCGGCGACCCGGCGATCGGCGCGGTCGCGGGCAACGCCAAGGTCGGCAACCGCGACAGCCTGATCGGCGCCTGGCAGCACATCGAGTACGTCCTCGGCCACAACCTGGACCGCCGGATGTACGACATGCTGGGCGTCATCCCGACCATCCCCGGCGCGGTCGGTGCCTTCCGCAAGGAGGCCCTGCTGCGGGTCGGCGGGATGAGCGACGACACCCTCGCCGAGGACACCGACATCACCATCGCGATGCTCTGCGAGGGCTGGCGGATCGTCTACGCCGAGCGCGCCCGCGCCTGGACCGAGGCTCCCGCCAGCCTCCAGCAGCTCTGGTCCCAGCGGTACCGCTGGAGCTACGGCAGCATGCAGGCGATGTGGAAGCACCGCGGCGCGGTGACCTCCCGCGGCCCGGCGGGGCGCTTCGGCCGGCTCGGGCTGCCGCTCGTCGTGCTGTTCGGCGTGGTCGCCCCGCTGTTGGCTCCGCTGGTCGACATGTTCCTGCTGTACGGCGTGCTGTTCGGGGACGCCCCGATCACCCTCACCAGCTGGGGTGGTTTCATTCTGCTCCAGGCCGCACTGTCCTGGTACGCCTTCCGGCTCGACTCCGAGAAGCCCTGGCATCTGATCAGCCTGCCGATCCAGCAACTGGTCTACCGGCAGCTGATGTACATCGTCCTGTTGCAGTCCGCTATCACGGCGATGACCGGTGGCCGACTGCGCTGGCAGAAGCTCCGGCGCACCGGCGAGGTCGCTGTACCCGTGGAGGCCTGA
- a CDS encoding acyltransferase family protein: MTASIERGRTQDTLQLIIPAVLRTEPERGRELEPEPEAPSGRKGGRDRYLDLLRALALVRVVLYHNFGWFWLPLVFPSMGVMFALAGSLMTRSLSRPALGVIRGRLRRLLPPMWLFGAIMIALQILDTWGPYSEGHPTWWWAKLAFWILPLSTPPYAEDLPGFHHHVEHSWAVQIIVPLWYLRAYLWYVLLSPLMLWALRRFPVVTLFAPLALSIVMNTFFADQEFIYSRVWETANDFTMFGSCWILGMAHQEGLLKKIPQYVLPSIAPLIMVAGLWYLQTRPVDPTEPTDIESWPIAQALWSLGFVAILLHVSPSWEQWPRPLARWNGLVSLLNARAVSVYLWHEAALVVAVPLIDPLWSIHFFYKNMQWLLTSSWFTLLVGIVLLGLLVLIFGWVEDVAAKRSPRLFPYPRRRRGRRRAAV, from the coding sequence GTGACTGCATCCATCGAGCGCGGGCGCACCCAGGACACCCTCCAGTTGATCATCCCCGCCGTCCTGCGAACGGAGCCGGAGCGGGGGCGGGAGCTGGAGCCGGAGCCGGAGGCACCATCCGGGCGCAAGGGCGGCCGAGACCGCTATCTCGACCTGCTGCGCGCGCTGGCGCTGGTTCGCGTGGTGCTCTACCACAACTTCGGCTGGTTCTGGCTGCCCCTCGTCTTCCCGTCGATGGGCGTGATGTTCGCGCTGGCCGGCTCGCTGATGACCCGCTCGCTCAGCCGTCCCGCCCTCGGCGTGATCCGTGGCCGACTGCGCCGGCTGCTGCCGCCGATGTGGCTGTTCGGCGCCATCATGATCGCCCTCCAGATCCTCGACACCTGGGGTCCCTACTCCGAAGGCCACCCCACCTGGTGGTGGGCCAAGCTGGCGTTCTGGATCCTGCCGCTGAGCACTCCGCCGTACGCGGAGGACCTGCCCGGGTTCCACCACCACGTGGAACACAGCTGGGCCGTGCAGATCATCGTCCCGCTCTGGTACCTCCGGGCCTACCTGTGGTATGTCCTGCTCTCACCGCTGATGCTCTGGGCACTGCGACGATTTCCGGTGGTGACGCTGTTCGCTCCCCTCGCGCTGTCGATCGTCATGAACACGTTCTTCGCCGACCAGGAGTTCATCTACAGCCGGGTCTGGGAGACCGCCAACGACTTCACCATGTTCGGCTCCTGTTGGATCCTGGGCATGGCCCACCAGGAGGGGCTGCTCAAGAAGATCCCGCAGTACGTACTGCCGTCCATCGCACCGCTGATCATGGTGGCCGGCCTCTGGTACCTGCAGACCCGGCCGGTCGACCCGACCGAACCGACCGACATCGAGTCCTGGCCGATCGCCCAGGCCCTGTGGTCCCTCGGCTTCGTCGCCATCCTGCTCCACGTCAGCCCGTCCTGGGAGCAGTGGCCCCGGCCGCTGGCACGCTGGAACGGCCTCGTCAGCCTGCTCAACGCACGCGCTGTCAGCGTCTACCTCTGGCACGAGGCCGCGCTGGTGGTCGCCGTCCCGCTGATCGACCCCCTCTGGTCCATCCACTTCTTCTACAAGAACATGCAGTGGCTGCTGACCAGCTCATGGTTCACGCTGCTGGTGGGGATCGTGCTGCTCGGCCTGCTGGTGCTGATCTTCGGCTGGGTCGAGGACGTGGCCGCCAAGCGCTCGCCGCGGCTCTTCCCGTACCCGCGCCGCCGACGGGGCAGACGCCGGGCCGCCGTCTGA
- a CDS encoding DUF4344 domain-containing metallopeptidase encodes MPISGRQVAAGRTAAVAALVVAAFALAACGDEGKDDAGGKATVVYEDEAIKPENRKAVEVVRKSRVLEQAADWVNTSVALPHDLVVKVTDKVPPGVTDAVTQPDGRTIFVPPAFLAQVEGFVGDVVKTVKRPALFPEDKFNEADLTALTTQFIFGHEMGHALQRQLALPNLGLEEDAADGFASFNTVNEIGPDPSLAAAMVFDEVARKEGKLTLEGFASDHPVTQQRVFNFLCNLDGSDPKKFDGPLVGAGYLPRTRAPLCPQSWAALDYGWWTQLKPHFSQKFKGQGDKSQEAARARLIAETKAFAEKLDEIRSGQ; translated from the coding sequence GTGCCGATCAGCGGTAGGCAAGTGGCCGCGGGGCGCACCGCTGCAGTGGCGGCGCTCGTGGTCGCCGCGTTCGCCCTCGCTGCCTGTGGCGACGAGGGCAAGGACGATGCGGGAGGCAAGGCCACGGTCGTCTACGAAGACGAGGCGATCAAGCCGGAGAACCGGAAGGCCGTGGAGGTGGTTCGGAAGTCCCGAGTGCTCGAGCAGGCCGCCGACTGGGTCAACACATCGGTAGCCCTCCCGCACGACCTGGTCGTGAAGGTCACCGACAAGGTTCCCCCGGGGGTCACCGACGCGGTCACCCAGCCCGACGGCAGGACGATCTTCGTGCCCCCGGCGTTCTTGGCCCAGGTCGAAGGGTTCGTCGGCGATGTCGTCAAGACCGTGAAGCGCCCCGCCCTGTTCCCCGAGGACAAGTTCAACGAGGCCGACCTGACCGCGCTGACGACCCAGTTCATCTTCGGCCACGAGATGGGGCACGCGCTGCAGCGCCAGCTTGCCCTGCCGAACCTCGGCCTCGAAGAGGACGCCGCCGACGGGTTCGCGTCGTTTAACACCGTCAACGAGATCGGACCGGATCCGTCCCTGGCGGCCGCGATGGTCTTCGACGAGGTCGCCCGCAAGGAGGGCAAGCTGACCTTGGAGGGGTTTGCCAGCGACCACCCCGTCACTCAGCAGCGCGTCTTCAACTTCCTCTGCAACCTGGACGGCAGCGACCCGAAGAAGTTCGACGGGCCCCTGGTCGGTGCGGGCTACCTTCCGCGAACCCGCGCCCCGCTGTGCCCGCAGTCCTGGGCGGCGCTGGACTACGGCTGGTGGACCCAACTCAAGCCGCACTTCAGCCAGAAGTTCAAGGGCCAGGGCGACAAGAGCCAGGAAGCCGCGCGCGCCCGCCTGATCGCCGAGACGAAGGCCTTCGCGGAGAAGCTCGACGAAATCCGCAGCGGACAGTGA
- a CDS encoding alpha/beta hydrolase: MRAHDGSANQQSPVRLAYGPHPRLPDIAERIQKLEPSDPILVGFDWGGHAACIAAALWPERVGGLVAIGGNEIQNITGFAEPADPRTESRSWYQYYFHGRTRARRSDQVSPGTHRAAVGGMGTWTGR, encoded by the coding sequence ATCCGAGCTCATGATGGGAGCGCAAATCAGCAGTCCCCAGTCCGGCTGGCCTATGGTCCTCATCCACGGCTTCCCGACATCGCCGAACGTATTCAGAAGCTGGAGCCGAGCGACCCGATCCTCGTCGGCTTCGACTGGGGCGGACACGCAGCCTGTATTGCCGCCGCGCTCTGGCCGGAACGCGTCGGCGGACTGGTCGCGATCGGAGGCAACGAGATCCAGAACATCACAGGCTTCGCCGAGCCGGCAGACCCGCGCACCGAAAGCCGCAGCTGGTATCAGTACTACTTCCACGGGCGAACGCGGGCGCGCCGGTCTGACCAGGTATCGCCGGGAACTCACCGGGCAGCTGTAGGAGGAATGGGAACCTGGACGGGCCGTTGA
- a CDS encoding VOC family protein, which produces MIRGAHVILYSQDAEADRAFIRDVLDFPGVDAGGGWLIFKLPPAELAVHPADGPPQHELFLMCDDLDSQLGEFRARGVEITRPVSEQRWGKLTAIRLPSGAELPLYEPLHPTALSL; this is translated from the coding sequence ATGATCCGCGGTGCACATGTCATCCTCTACAGTCAGGACGCCGAGGCGGACCGTGCCTTCATCCGTGACGTCCTCGACTTTCCTGGTGTCGACGCAGGTGGCGGCTGGCTGATCTTCAAGCTGCCCCCGGCCGAGCTGGCCGTGCACCCGGCCGACGGCCCACCCCAGCACGAGCTGTTCCTGATGTGCGACGACCTTGATTCGCAGCTCGGCGAGTTCCGCGCGCGGGGCGTCGAGATCACCCGCCCGGTCAGCGAACAACGCTGGGGCAAACTGACTGCGATCCGGCTCCCCAGCGGCGCCGAACTCCCGCTGTACGAACCGCTGCACCCCACCGCCCTCAGCCTGTGA
- a CDS encoding glycoside hydrolase domain-containing protein: MSEHRRSRRARVLTWIAAGVTLAATAAVSANAVTFSGAVAGRGLLAPSLYAGRVFDTCTAPSLTAMKAWRSDQFYGGAAVYIGGQNRGCAQPQLTASWVKSVDAAGWKLVPLYVGAQPPCQTGRNPERFTGADAAAVGTANGSDAVAKASALGMRPGSALYLDMEPFDLSDAACLDAVLTYVRAWDRAVRAQRYWPGMYGFTSSSATAVANAQDRRDLPAILWYALWDKNETTTDDWRWSPTLYTGHRRAHQYAANSTETRGGVTLTVDRNAWDAPVAIIAK; this comes from the coding sequence ATGTCCGAGCACCGCCGATCACGGCGCGCCCGCGTCCTGACCTGGATAGCCGCAGGTGTGACGCTCGCCGCGACGGCAGCGGTCAGCGCCAACGCCGTGACCTTCAGTGGCGCGGTGGCGGGGCGTGGCCTGCTGGCGCCTTCCCTCTACGCGGGGCGTGTCTTCGACACCTGCACCGCGCCCTCCCTCACTGCGATGAAGGCGTGGCGTTCCGATCAGTTCTACGGTGGTGCGGCCGTCTACATCGGGGGGCAGAACCGCGGCTGTGCTCAGCCGCAACTGACGGCCTCTTGGGTGAAGTCGGTGGACGCGGCCGGCTGGAAGCTCGTGCCGCTCTATGTGGGCGCCCAGCCGCCATGCCAGACCGGCCGCAATCCGGAACGGTTCACCGGCGCCGATGCCGCTGCCGTCGGCACCGCCAACGGCAGCGATGCCGTGGCCAAGGCCTCGGCACTGGGGATGAGGCCGGGCAGCGCCCTCTACCTGGACATGGAACCCTTCGACCTGTCCGACGCCGCCTGCCTCGACGCCGTACTCACCTATGTCCGCGCCTGGGACAGAGCCGTCCGCGCACAGCGCTACTGGCCGGGCATGTACGGATTCACCAGCAGCAGCGCCACTGCAGTGGCGAACGCCCAAGACCGTCGAGACCTCCCCGCCATCCTCTGGTACGCGTTGTGGGACAAGAACGAGACCACCACCGACGACTGGCGCTGGAGCCCCACCCTGTACACCGGCCACCGCCGTGCCCACCAATACGCGGCCAACAGCACCGAGACCCGGGGCGGGGTCACCCTCACCGTCGACCGCAACGCCTGGGACGCCCCAGTCGCGATCATCGCCAAATAG
- a CDS encoding SDR family oxidoreductase, whose protein sequence is MIVVTGATGNVGRPLTRALAEAGEQVTAVSRHAAAAPDGVRHMVADLAEPNGLEPALAGAKALFLLLSGDMHAVGAHPADIIGQAVAGGVRRVVLLSSQGVATRPFGTTRIVVREVEDALRESGLDWAILRPGGFASNALWWADSVRTRRVVAAPFGDVGVPIIDPADIADVAAACLLDDRHAGGVYELTGPEVITPRQQAEAIATALGSPVRFDHLTRDEARAAMAHSMPVELADDTLDILGSPSPAELRVSPDTQRVLGRAPRPFADWASRNVAAFR, encoded by the coding sequence ATGATCGTGGTGACCGGGGCTACCGGGAACGTGGGCCGGCCGTTGACGCGGGCACTGGCCGAGGCGGGCGAGCAGGTGACGGCGGTGTCGCGGCACGCGGCGGCGGCGCCGGACGGTGTCCGCCACATGGTGGCCGATCTTGCCGAGCCGAACGGCCTCGAGCCTGCACTGGCCGGGGCGAAAGCGCTGTTTCTGCTGCTGTCCGGCGACATGCACGCCGTCGGAGCCCACCCGGCCGACATCATCGGCCAAGCCGTGGCCGGCGGGGTCCGCCGAGTCGTCCTGCTCTCCTCGCAGGGCGTGGCGACCAGGCCCTTCGGCACGACACGGATAGTGGTACGAGAAGTGGAGGACGCACTGCGGGAATCCGGCCTGGACTGGGCCATCCTGCGGCCGGGCGGCTTCGCCTCCAACGCCCTGTGGTGGGCCGACTCCGTCCGCACCCGGCGGGTCGTCGCCGCGCCCTTCGGCGATGTCGGGGTGCCGATCATCGACCCGGCGGACATCGCCGACGTCGCGGCGGCCTGCCTTCTGGATGACCGGCACGCCGGCGGCGTGTACGAACTGACCGGCCCGGAGGTGATCACGCCGCGCCAGCAGGCGGAGGCCATCGCCACCGCGCTGGGCTCGCCCGTGCGGTTTGACCACCTCACCCGCGACGAGGCCAGAGCCGCAATGGCCCACAGCATGCCCGTGGAACTCGCCGACGACACCCTGGACATCCTCGGCTCCCCGAGCCCAGCGGAGCTGCGCGTCAGCCCGGACACGCAACGGGTCCTCGGTCGCGCCCCGCGCCCCTTCGCCGACTGGGCGTCCCGCAACGTCGCCGCGTTCCGCTGA
- a CDS encoding winged helix-turn-helix transcriptional regulator produces MMEGAQLIEAETGQRYEVFHTDCPARDVVDHVTSRWGIWVLISLRSNDLRFYELRDGIRGISEKMLAQTLRALVQDGLVWRKVEPTTPPQVTYGLTEFGRDIGEPLTELFDRITRRLSAHSPS; encoded by the coding sequence ATGATGGAAGGCGCGCAGCTCATCGAGGCCGAGACGGGGCAACGGTATGAGGTGTTTCACACCGACTGCCCCGCGCGTGATGTGGTCGACCATGTGACCAGCAGGTGGGGTATCTGGGTGTTGATCTCCTTGCGGAGCAACGACCTCCGGTTCTACGAGCTGCGCGATGGCATCCGGGGCATCAGCGAGAAGATGCTCGCCCAGACCCTGCGCGCGCTGGTCCAGGACGGCCTGGTCTGGCGGAAGGTCGAGCCGACGACGCCGCCTCAGGTCACCTACGGGCTGACCGAGTTCGGCCGGGACATCGGCGAGCCGCTGACGGAACTGTTCGACCGGATCACACGGCGGCTGTCGGCACACAGTCCGAGCTAG
- a CDS encoding YcxB family protein, with the protein MDMEHARQAETSAPVRVARFDYTPAAADYDKALWRYTFHSWPGRTRYLLPLYAAAAAAFAIRVWKWHFDQTEIIVTGTICAIAVLVVRQWFRRHRTRDQYATHAGHGACLTTLSEDGLTTTGASGQTVTADWSSYPWWFETPDLFVLTGSMEFFFVLPKRGAACPEDLDQTRALFTQRLRRI; encoded by the coding sequence ATGGATATGGAACACGCCAGACAGGCCGAAACCTCTGCCCCGGTCCGCGTTGCGCGATTCGACTACACCCCCGCCGCCGCGGACTACGACAAGGCTCTGTGGCGCTACACCTTCCACTCCTGGCCCGGGCGCACCAGGTACCTGCTGCCGCTCTACGCGGCCGCGGCCGCCGCGTTCGCCATCCGGGTGTGGAAGTGGCACTTCGACCAGACGGAGATCATAGTCACGGGCACGATCTGCGCGATCGCGGTGCTCGTCGTACGGCAGTGGTTCCGCAGGCACCGGACGCGGGATCAGTACGCCACCCACGCGGGGCACGGCGCCTGTCTCACCACGCTCAGCGAGGACGGGCTGACCACCACCGGCGCATCCGGACAGACCGTCACCGCCGACTGGAGCTCCTACCCCTGGTGGTTCGAGACGCCCGACCTGTTCGTCCTCACCGGCAGCATGGAGTTCTTCTTCGTACTGCCCAAGCGCGGCGCGGCCTGCCCTGAGGACCTCGACCAGACGCGCGCTCTGTTCACCCAGCGTCTGCGACGCATCTGA